TGACGGTTCCACACCGGTCACGGTGGTGCTGGTTCTGGCCCTCCTGGGGTGAGTTCGGATGGTCGGCTTGCTGCCGTTTATGGCGGGCTGAGCGCGGCGATCCTTTTCACTGCCTTGAGCAGCAATTGCACCTCTGGTGCTTTGGAGGCCAGGTGCAGGGTTGTTTGGCGGGCGTGTTTGGCGAGTTTCCCGCCGATTTCAAAAAGCCTGGCCCGGAGCTTTTTCGGTTCCCACCGGCGGGCTTTGGAGTCCTTGAAGCCGATCATTTGGGTCCAGGCCATGAGCTCGGTGGCCATCATGACCACATGGCACCAGAGTTCGTTGGCGGTGAAGGATTTGAAGGGCAGGTTCGCGAAGCCGGTGTCTTTGGCGTTGCGGATCCTGTCTTCACAGCGGGCGCGGAGCCGGTGGCTGACGTCAAGGTCAGCGAGTTGGCCATGTTCCTGGTTCGTCGCGATGGCCGTGTACCGGTGCCCGTCGATGTCGGTGATCCTCAACTGGGCGCCCACGTGCGGGATTTCCTTACGGACGATGATCCGCATCCCTGCCGGCCACGAGGACAGATCGAGCATGCCGGTGATGTCGGCAACCCAGGCGCCGTCTCGTTCGGTGCCGTCGCTGTCGTAGGCCCGGGACCAGCCCTTCTTTGGGATTAACGGCAGCACCGTGGCGACGGCCTCGCTGATCGTGAACCCGACGGAGTAGGAGAAGTTTCGGCGCTTGTCGGTAAGCCAGTCTAGGAACCCATGAGTGCCACCGGCGGAATCGGTGCGGAGCATAATCTTCCGCCCGGACCGCCACCCAGCAGGTAGTTGTTTGATGGAGTCCTTGACGACTTGGATGTGGTCGGCGACCGTGTTCGAGCCGGCGTTGCCGGGCCGCAACAAGGTCACCAAGGGCTCGCCGGTACCTGCGGCGCCGT
This genomic interval from Arthrobacter sp. PAMC 25486 contains the following:
- a CDS encoding IS1380 family transposase — translated: MNNITGFYPSVRVDATGDGVVSQGGGIVLTEMMKASGLTAGLAEVLEPWRKPFATHNPGKILTDLALSLATGGDFVSDIDRLRNEPEVYGLIASDPTISRLFKVLATAQPAKVLMAINKARAASRAHVWEQAGEDSPLQGASRKKPLVIDLDASLVNSHSEKDDARPTWKKGFGFHPLCSYVDHGAAGTGEPLVTLLRPGNAGSNTVADHIQVVKDSIKQLPAGWRSGRKIMLRTDSAGGTHGFLDWLTDKRRNFSYSVGFTISEAVATVLPLIPKKGWSRAYDSDGTERDGAWVADITGMLDLSSWPAGMRIIVRKEIPHVGAQLRITDIDGHRYTAIATNQEHGQLADLDVSHRLRARCEDRIRNAKDTGFANLPFKSFTANELWCHVVMMATELMAWTQMIGFKDSKARRWEPKKLRARLFEIGGKLAKHARQTTLHLASKAPEVQLLLKAVKRIAALSPP